A genome region from Bacillota bacterium includes the following:
- a CDS encoding DUF5665 domain-containing protein: MAQIDNGLVERLIRKVEKLSESMEKMKLAEYVYLLQHPWRLLYVNFIGGVARGFGVAMGFTLITGVVLYLLQRPLLARLPYIGNLIAELVRIVNIKLGQ, encoded by the coding sequence ATGGCCCAGATCGACAACGGACTGGTCGAGCGGCTCATCCGGAAGGTCGAGAAGCTCTCCGAGAGCATGGAGAAGATGAAGCTGGCGGAGTACGTGTACCTCCTCCAGCACCCCTGGAGGCTGCTCTACGTCAACTTCATCGGCGGGGTCGCCCGCGGGTTTGGCGTGGCCATGGGCTTCACCCTGATCACCGGGGTCGTCCTCTATCTTCTGCAGAGACCGCTCCTGGCCAGGCTGCCCTATATTGGAAACCTCATCGCCGAGCTGGTCCGGATCGTCAACATCAAGCTCGGCCAGTGA
- the alr gene encoding alanine racemase: MLVQSGRGPEARAATVGTMRGPTWVEVDLDSLAHNLGEVRKLVGPRVAMMAVVKANAYGHGALAVSRTALRAGAGWIGVTTVEEGAELRRGGIRAPILVMGAILPEESAAVIRQNLTPTVGSMAVARELDELSRRLKKRTRVHVKIDTGLGRLGVRFEEAPEFVAHLRDLEWLEVEGVYSHFANAFQADLSYARRQLAAFHEAVARIEADGVKIPLKHMANSEALVTLPDSRMDLVRVGNLMYGECPVGVPAVKLDLRPAWSWKARVVHTKAVRRGETIGYGRDYVARREMVVAVLPVGLAEGFRVCPVKRPANLGQLGRSLAREVLQYLGSARFGAEVIIKGKEAPVVGRVGMQTSTVDVTRIPGVEAGDVATLSAKRVIVAERVPRVYVGSLASAVKSQVAVAKTAEGPRAQAQGPARGPAQGQAQARGQGQAAGRPGEGSRRRRRSRGGEPSEERREAQVERPSRGPRPEGRTQPRPDKKQPDDRPWRPAVPLGPGEGRWEAARETTEPIEEPASIGIPEETVADHLASREEPRRIREAAPAKPAAPAKPAVPVEPAAPVEPAAPAKPAAPAKPGAPAAPAEEAGVTWETIGSWDGPENGATRPSVHEEFEAAGEPERPWAAQPAETAPPTILTGERLSRLHPSDDGQEQTAEGSADAAKRPFGARKKKSLRGPKRRRHTPGKIS; the protein is encoded by the coding sequence ATGCTAGTGCAGAGCGGCCGCGGGCCAGAGGCAAGGGCGGCCACGGTCGGCACCATGCGCGGGCCGACCTGGGTGGAAGTCGATCTCGATAGCCTGGCCCACAATCTAGGAGAAGTCAGGAAGCTGGTCGGCCCGAGAGTGGCGATGATGGCCGTGGTCAAGGCCAACGCCTACGGACACGGCGCCCTAGCCGTCTCCCGCACGGCTCTAAGGGCCGGAGCCGGCTGGATCGGGGTGACCACGGTCGAGGAAGGCGCCGAACTCCGCCGGGGCGGCATCCGAGCGCCCATCCTGGTGATGGGGGCGATCCTGCCCGAGGAATCGGCCGCAGTGATCCGGCAGAACCTGACCCCGACGGTCGGTTCGATGGCCGTCGCCCGAGAATTGGACGAGCTTTCTCGGCGCCTGAAGAAGAGGACGAGGGTCCACGTGAAGATTGACACCGGCCTGGGACGCCTGGGCGTGCGCTTCGAGGAGGCCCCGGAGTTCGTCGCCCACCTCAGGGACCTGGAGTGGCTCGAGGTCGAGGGCGTTTACAGTCACTTCGCCAACGCCTTCCAAGCCGACCTCAGCTATGCCCGGCGACAGTTGGCCGCCTTCCATGAGGCGGTGGCCCGGATCGAGGCCGACGGGGTGAAGATCCCCCTCAAGCACATGGCCAATAGCGAGGCCTTGGTGACCCTCCCCGACAGCCGGATGGACCTAGTTCGGGTGGGCAACTTGATGTACGGCGAATGCCCGGTCGGGGTCCCCGCGGTCAAGCTGGACCTGCGGCCCGCTTGGTCGTGGAAGGCCCGGGTGGTCCATACCAAGGCCGTCAGGCGCGGTGAGACCATCGGCTACGGCCGAGACTACGTGGCCCGCCGGGAGATGGTCGTCGCCGTCCTGCCGGTGGGGCTGGCCGAGGGGTTCCGGGTCTGCCCGGTCAAGCGCCCGGCCAATCTCGGGCAGTTGGGACGGTCACTGGCCCGCGAGGTCCTGCAGTACCTGGGATCGGCCCGCTTCGGGGCCGAGGTGATCATCAAGGGCAAAGAAGCCCCGGTCGTCGGAAGAGTGGGCATGCAGACCAGCACGGTCGATGTCACCAGGATCCCGGGCGTGGAAGCCGGCGACGTCGCCACCTTATCGGCCAAACGAGTCATTGTGGCGGAGCGGGTCCCCCGAGTCTACGTCGGGTCCCTGGCCTCGGCGGTCAAGAGCCAGGTAGCGGTGGCCAAGACGGCCGAGGGCCCGCGGGCTCAGGCCCAGGGTCCGGCCCGCGGCCCGGCGCAAGGACAGGCTCAGGCCCGCGGCCAGGGTCAGGCGGCGGGGCGCCCGGGTGAAGGATCGCGTCGCCGCCGGCGATCCCGCGGTGGTGAGCCGAGCGAAGAACGGCGCGAGGCCCAGGTCGAGCGACCGAGCCGGGGGCCGCGGCCCGAAGGACGGACCCAGCCCCGGCCGGACAAGAAGCAGCCGGATGACCGGCCATGGCGGCCCGCCGTGCCGCTGGGGCCCGGCGAGGGCCGTTGGGAAGCGGCCAGGGAGACCACCGAGCCGATCGAAGAGCCCGCTTCCATCGGGATTCCTGAAGAGACAGTTGCCGACCACCTCGCTAGCCGCGAGGAACCGCGGCGGATCCGCGAGGCTGCGCCGGCCAAGCCCGCCGCGCCGGCCAAGCCCGCCGTGCCAGTCGAGCCCGCCGCGCCAGTCGAGCCCGCCGCGCCGGCCAAGCCCGCCGCGCCGGCCAAGCCCGGAGCGCCCGCCGCGCCCGCCGAAGAGGCCGGCGTGACCTGGGAGACCATCGGGTCCTGGGATGGCCCTGAGAACGGGGCAACCCGGCCCAGCGTCCATGAGGAGTTCGAGGCCGCCGGCGAACCCGAGCGCCCATGGGCCGCCCAGCCCGCTGAGACCGCCCCGCCGACGATCCTGACCGGCGAGAGACTGTCCCGTCTCCACCCCTCGGATGACGGCCAGGAGCAAACGGCCGAGGGGTCGGCCGATGCGGCCAAGCGCCCCTTCGGCGCCCGCAAGAAGAAGTCCCTCCGCGGGCCGAAGCGTCGCCGCCACACACCGGGGAAGATCTCATAG
- the arcC gene encoding carbamate kinase produces the protein MSHLIVVALGGNAILQAGQEGTFGQQMEGVYASCDPIVGLLRQGYKVVMTHGNGPQVGNILIQNEEAAKVAPAMPLDACGAESQGFIGYMIQQALGNKLREAGVDRPVVALVTQTLVDATDPAFQNPSKPIGPFYTEKRAQRLMAEHDFKMIEDAGRGWRRVVPSPEPKAIVEGPAIKALVASGALVIASGGGGIPVTLRDGRLEGVEAVIDKDLAAMRLAADLDADVLLILTDVSGVAVDYGRPAQRFLRRMTPAEGRAYLVEGHFKAGSMKPKVEAALRFVESAGGGGSRRRAVIGALAEADRAARGEAGTVVEV, from the coding sequence TTGAGCCACCTGATCGTCGTCGCCCTGGGCGGGAATGCCATCCTTCAGGCCGGGCAGGAGGGAACCTTCGGTCAACAGATGGAGGGCGTCTACGCCTCCTGTGACCCGATCGTCGGACTCCTCCGTCAAGGCTACAAGGTGGTCATGACTCACGGCAACGGCCCGCAGGTGGGCAACATCCTGATCCAGAACGAGGAGGCCGCCAAGGTCGCCCCGGCCATGCCTCTCGACGCCTGCGGCGCGGAGAGCCAGGGCTTCATCGGTTACATGATCCAACAGGCCCTGGGCAACAAGCTGCGGGAAGCCGGGGTGGACCGGCCGGTCGTCGCCCTGGTCACCCAGACCCTGGTGGACGCGACCGACCCGGCCTTTCAGAACCCGTCAAAGCCCATAGGTCCGTTCTATACCGAGAAAAGGGCCCAGCGACTGATGGCCGAACACGATTTCAAGATGATCGAGGACGCCGGGCGCGGCTGGCGCAGGGTCGTGCCGTCTCCCGAACCCAAGGCCATCGTCGAAGGTCCGGCCATCAAGGCGCTGGTCGCCTCGGGGGCCCTGGTCATCGCCTCGGGCGGTGGCGGCATCCCGGTGACCCTGCGGGATGGCCGGCTCGAGGGGGTCGAAGCGGTCATCGACAAGGATCTGGCGGCCATGCGCCTGGCCGCCGACCTCGACGCCGACGTGCTCTTGATCCTCACCGACGTGTCCGGGGTGGCCGTTGACTACGGCCGGCCTGCTCAGCGGTTTCTTCGTCGGATGACGCCGGCCGAGGGTCGGGCCTACCTGGTCGAGGGTCACTTCAAGGCGGGGAGCATGAAGCCGAAGGTCGAGGCGGCCCTGCGCTTCGTGGAGTCGGCCGGCGGGGGCGGGAGCCGTCGCCGGGCGGTCATCGGAGCCCTGGCCGAGGCCGACCGCGCGGCCCGGGGAGAAGCCGGGACGGTGGTCGAGGTCTGA